TACCCAAAAAAAGTgcaagaaaaaacgaaagaagtaAAAGATATGAATcatgtatataatttagaaaataatgaaacagaTTTTACAGATGATTTTCAAAGAAACTATTATTTAGAATCGAGCAATTTTGATATAATACTACTAGTAGATACACAAGAGACTGCTGGGTATGTTaacattttgttaaattataatgttaaaattttatcatatatcTGTAAACAATTTTCATATAGTGGTAGGACAGAACCTCAACATGATGCTACTATCACAGGACTAACAGAGTTTGGTGTATCATTTGAGATACGTCATTTAAAAGTTGGTGATTTTGCATGGATTGCTAGGtgtagaagaaataaaaataatgaattaatcTTACCCTTTATAGTAGAAAGGAAACGAATAGATGATTTAAGTGCAAGTATTACAGATGGAAGATTTCATGAACAAAAGGTATATATAtgacatatgtatacataattcatatttatatatttttatatagttaaatagaatattattttatatagtttagATTAAAGCAATCTGGAATTACAAatcttatatacataattgaaGATTATAAGAAGGGTCAAAGATTGACAATACCACATTCATCATTGATGCAAGCTTCCATTAATACTTTGATACAAGATGGTTTCTCTGTAAAATATACTAAGAATCATAAAGATTCTATGTTTTATTTGTCATCATTAactagaattttaataaaaattttcaaagtacgtgatctttttataacaaatttttatatttttgtgtaattatgtaatttagtttgaatcgtattttatagcaaatatatttttctaggaAAAAGACTTGGTAGGTTGTAAAAAAGAAGTTATCACACGaacaaatgttttaaataatacctGTAGTCTCATGGtatttgaagaatttaataaagcaGCTTCTAAACAAAAGGTATTTATGCTATTTATCACTGATCATTGATTTAATGTTTACATTTTTAGgtgttaatacattttttaggTTTTTAAAGTAAATCAAATGTTTGTCCGCCAACTACTGCAGTTGAAAGGAATGTCCATAGATAAAGCCTTAGCAATTGTAGAACATTATCCAACTCCCCGATTACTAGTTGAAGCTTTTCAGAAGTCTGATTGCAATGGCGAGTTATTATTAGCTGCTATTGAATTTGGTGATAAAAAACGTCTTATAGGATCAGTAATTAGTAAAacaatttatcaattatatatgaaaaaagatCTAAACTGATAACTGaaattttacacgaataaagacataaatgaatattatatgtacaaaaaaagaacaaaattttatacaataataatatagagaataatatttttatagaattaaatattttacaatattcatACTCTCTGTAAAACTCTGTAAAaccttttattatatatatggtaTTGGGCTCATTAATGATCACTACTAGttactattttcaaaatatttagcaATAATACCCCAATGAGTACATGCCACAAATTTGAGAATAGCAGCATCAGTgacaaattgataaaaaattttattgaaccagtatataacaatttatttatgtacttGGTAAAGTATatcatttcatttcaataaTCTATGTCTTTCTTCCATTCAGAATGTAATCATAATCATATAACATTAACATAACTCTTAGAAAATGTAAGATTGGGTTGtcattaaatcataaaattattagaaactaATATTTTCGAGTAGGTACGAACGATTATTCTCTCAGTGACAAGAACATGGTGAAATATGACATACAAGCTTTAACAGTCTTGAAATTAAAGAGTTATCATTACTAACACAcgcttaaattattataacatgatacttttattaattaccaTTATTACGTACTATTCCAAAACTTTCAATGTTCATCTCGTATATCCCCGCTGCTGTCAATATACACGGTTTGTTGGACCTCACTTGCATTAGGTAAAGCACCTTTTGAAGTTTTGTTGGTATCTTATACCAATTAGAGTCATATCTGTTGTGAAATTCGTTCGTAAAGTGTAGACTATTTTCAActtcctttattttatatgtattagaAACATACATTTTATCGGCCAATTCTACGCTTTGATCCAGTAACGTTTGCCCTGGTAGACTAATCATGTACAAATGAAATTGTTGTGCTGCGAGGTAGACAATAGCTCTGATGGCTTCTGCCGGTCGGTCTAAGAACACAATTACCTAGAAGGTAAAAGCATTGGTTTCGTTCTTTCTCAATACCTATTTGACTCAGGGTGTTCCTCCTAATTCAAACTTTtatgaaaagaattaaaaaacatGGTAGTTACATAAAAAACTGTTTTACATATGTCAACATTTGTACTTTCAAGAAATGCAGAAAAAACCAACAATCTAGTAATTTCTAAGGTGTGTAAAAGATGTTCTTACTTCAACTGCTGTTACGCTGAGAATGACTCCATTCAACACCATCGTAATCAAGTACAAATTCCGGCAACATTTCTCGAGGACGTCGTAAAGTCTTAAAATATGACAAATGAATCAAAATCAGTGCAAGTTGTATTAATCTCTTATCGATTATTAGTTTACATTTAAGTAATCAGAGTTAAGACGATACGGACTGAAGACATTTATAATGCATCATCACGCATTCTTTGAAAGCATCGTATCCAATGTTGCTTATGTTAGTGCCATTTTTCtcgacaaaattattttctgtagTTTTCTGAACCTGGGATCTGTACATGTgattaattgaaatacaaataagtaaacatatataaatgaaGTATACCTTTTACCAccaaatacaatttttgaaTAGTTTTgacagtatttttatttaaattgtatttaccCACATACTGCAAACAATCCACAAGCGtgataaataatagtaatgtATAACGAATCTACCGAGATTATCGTCACCACGACAATAATTGCACAAAGAGATAAATGCACATACACGATGTAGAAGTGTTCTTCGTTATCTAGGACACCATAATGAACTTCAAATACATTATTTCGTTGTCGGGTTTCGTTTAATGGTGTAATAATATCTAGGACGGGATTACGCAATGGAAGGGACAGAAATATTACGAGAGCTGTTAATAAAGTTCCtggaagaattatttttaattaaaaattttgttctgtATCCAACAATTGTTGTggaagtatataataaaaatcataagATGATCACTTACTTCTGTACAGAGATGCAAGTTTATTGCCGTGTTTGGTAAATATATGTAGCATGTATGTTTCGTTTGTGGATTCCAGTAATTTCCAATCTTCTACCAGGGagctaaataattttctaaactaATGATGTCcttgattattaatttatatattttgtacatgcAGGAGGttttaaatacatacgtaCCTGCTTTTTGTTagaataaatgtttaatatttttataacgctGACAATTATTGTAAGTACTTGTGGTAAATTCAGGATGACGTTATCGAAGTTTTTGTCACGTATGGCATCATATAGCTGCATAGACTATGGAATCGTGAATCCCAATTGTGTAATAATTTTACCTGATTacttacttttttatttatttatttttcattatatttgtCGATTAATAATAACAGCCATAAAAAGTGATATAGCATACGTTTCTCTTACCGTTGGAACAAATAAGCTAATAAAACCGCACATTATTGctattactataatattactgGTACGATCTTCTTGATACGGATTTATCCCACAAATTGACAGATACTGTTTAAGCGGTTTATGGTAGCTAATATCGAATACATTAAAATCTTGCTTGCTGTTTGCCTGAAACACTGAACATTGCCGTTTAAACTAACAATTCAAgtcttttattgaaaaatgtgaCTCAACGTCGAATCAGATATCGTAATGTAGAATGTAGTAGAatgaagaggaaaagaaaacaatgATATGATGtactaaaataagaaatttatttcgacaTCTATTTTTTGGTAATTAAAACACTTATAGTCAGTGAATTATAAGACCGAGTTACCGCAATAATCATAATttgatatcaaatttttgtacaaCTTTGTACCTTTATGTACACAAGTAAAGAAATGGAACTTATATAGAGATTCTCTTTaccgattaaaattaatatattttggtATATTATGAGAAATCTATgaatttttgcatctttaaatttcgcATAATTGCAAAAGAATCCACAGTCAGCCACAGTATAGAATATATTCTGTTTTCTCttactatttaaatttcttagaTTTGTCCAGTACAATCGACTTATTAGCAAACGAGGCGGCGAATGTGATTTAACAAAGTTGTATGAAGTATGAAGTATGAAAGTTGTTCTTTATATTGTACagcgagaaattgaaatggaTCCTACGAATGCACTTATATTCCTTCACTCGATGTCTGTGAAAGCATGTAATTTTTACCATCGAATTAGTTTGATGGTTTGCTTACCGGCAAGTATGCATTATAGCACGATGTTGGATAGCACGAGATCGAATAATATCGtagatatgaaaataataggCCATCAGTTGCTGGAGTGTCAATCAATTGCGTTGGGAATTGAAAACCTGTGGTTACCCTGAAATATCGATCTCACTGGTAGTGACACAGCCTTAGTCGATGACGATCAGCGATAGCAGCAGGTTTTCAAtcaatttatttctcaaaAATTCTTTGGTGGTTAATATCTTACGAGCAAGGAGCACGCATATGTGTGCGATGGTCATTGGAGTGACACCCAATTACTTGTTGCGTTGTATATTTGTAACGCatcgttcgaaattttataCGCATATTATGTTAATAAGCTGCTATATAGTGTATTCGGCTACaggtgtaaaaatatttaaggggtGATACTTGAAGTTAAAATATGATGAAAATCTAGAATAAAAAGATTGTGTTTtcggttttctttttttagttattgacaattaaatattattcaaaataccCCTGTGCCGAGCAACCTACTTTACAGGAACGAAAGTAGGTGAGGCTAAGCAGCGGGGTACATAGGGTTCCTTAAATCGGACGATAGATGGATGGCAGCTTACCTTGTACAAGCCGTagggaagaaaattataacattCGAAAATATAACTCATTATGCCTACTGAGTAAAATCCATATATAAGATCCAGCATACTGAAAacctgtatatgtatattggcGAAATGATATCTTACGCGAACAATGGTTCTGAAACTAACtactaattttgttaaaatgcTTGGTAACAACGTAATTTTAGTagaaatatgataaaagaACCAAACTCAGGTCtagttatattaatttcttatcgatTATTAGTTTAGAAGAGATCTATAACATAACATCACATATTCTTTAAACTCTCCGTACCCAATACTGTTAATGTTAGCGCTATTTCTTTTCGGCAGAATTATTTTCTGCAATTGAGATCTCTATACGTCAATAATTGAAATCCAAATAAATGGACATTcatgaataaaatatgtatacctTGTACCATGTGATATAATGTTTGCATAGTTTTGATACAATTCTTATAGGAACTATTATATTTACTCATTTATTTGTTTAGGAATTATTAAGCAATACTTtagcgaaatgaaattttgcacAAATAATGGTTATAGATCAGCCTAGTCTTGAGAAGAGTTTaagtaactttatatagaGAAATAAAGAAGTCAAAATGATTACTTCAGAAAGTCTTACAAAAGGTGGCGAAATGTCCCTCTCATTTTCAAGATATTAAACAATACATTacgacctcaagatacccacagtcaaagaagaattatccaaattcagcaatagatatagcacaagagttaacaaccaccaaaaccctctaattactcaactactcgacacgtcggaacagatccgcaggctaaaaagacattacaccttagacctaagcactagattcaaatagaatcaaacatactataaacacttattaaccaTGTCATAATACcacgccagataaatttacttaaaattctctaacgagaattgattgtaaaataaacgcaaataaaaaaaaaaattttttcaagaTATCATTAGcttataaaaatgattaagtAACAATGATTTACATTATTAAGCGAGATCaatctatatttaaaaatatttaaaaatattctatgaaagatatagtttaataaatttatttacatcgATAACGTTGTTTAAACTATTCAACATTAACAATGCATAGTGACTATTTATCTCATTATTCTCATTGTAGGTCCATCCAGGTATAAAATGCAATGAATATGAGTAAATGTCTATAAGCCAACTCATTCTCTCAGTGACATTAACATCGTGAAGTACGACATACATGTTTTGAAAGTCTTAAAACAGAAGTGACGTAAGTACctactaattaataatataaagtaattataactgtcccataatattacatacaattgcaaaattttccatattcATTTCGTACAATCCACCTGCCGTTAATGTACACAGTTTTTTACTCCGTATTTGCATCATGAGAAgcattttttgaatttttactggTATTTTATACCAAGTAGACCCATATCTGTTTTGATacgagtaataaattatatttttttctacgattgaatatttgcattttatacTAGATTGCActagatacatacatattatttgCTAAATCAGAACAATAATCCAAAAGTACCTGCCCAGGCAAACTGATCacaaacaaatgaaattgttcAGCTCCAAGAAATATGCCGGTTCTAATTGCTTCCGCCGGTCTTTCTAAATTAGCGACTGTCTGAAAAATACAAACTTTCGATTAGGAAAATGCTTCcagaattttcatttgttttcatttattagATTCTCTTTACTTGAACAGCTGTCATGCTTATACCCATCATATTTAATCCAACTTGAAGCAAATAACTACTTCGActgttttcatttaaaatattgtaaaacctcaaaatataacgaaaaaaCACATTAATTGCAATCAATAATCATCTCGCaccatattatattttatcgtcatttaataaatacaaactCGATCGCTTTATCGTGAGTGATCACACAATTTTTTATCTGTTGGTACGTGTAAGTCTCCGTCACAGCTTCTGTAGAGAATATGATTGAACTACTAGTTGCCTTATGGACTTGATgcctatatttttaatataattataaaaaatgaaatcttaTTAGTTTTATCTTCTTATTCTTATTAGTACAAAATGAGGCATATGGTTATTGATCCTTAAAAGCTATCATTAAAGAATATCACGTCTATGCTATCAAGGGAGAAATTTCACGCATGATAGCCTTTACGGATTAACGCGACCTTATGCTTTTTGCAGTATCATATTTACCCACACACCGCAAATAATCCACTACTGTGATGGAttataaggatatataacGAATCTACGGTAACTATTATCATTACAACAATGACAGATCCCCATGCAAgctgtaaatatatgtaaaagaaGTACTCTTCATGatcaaaaaatatgtaattaactCTAAATAATTGTTGTCGCGGTCGAGTTTCATTTAATGGAAGGACGACATCCAGAATAGGAAAAAGTAATGGAACCAGCAAGAACAATATCATGAAGATCAATAAAGTAtctgaaataattataattgatcgcttatgttcaaaatattaatagaacaaatcttttatatacatagaaGCActgtaattgaaaaattaagacATGATAACCTACTTCGGTACAGTTGTGCCATTTTGCTGCCTTGAATGGTAACTTCCTCCAGAACGCGTAAATCATTGGTTAACTTCAGTTCCTCCCATTGTTTTCTCACAAATtcgaacaattttctaaactATGATATAACATGCATTTTTACGACTTTATAATATGTTTTCATCCCCAAAGTTTAATCGCGTAACAATAAATTCACGTACATTTTCTCTGTTGAAATggacatttaatattttaacgatactAGTTATAGCTGCGATTAAATGCGGCATACACTCGATCACTCCATCCATATCCTTGTCATATAAGGACCTATATACTTCTAATGACTAGTGATTGTAGGTTCCAATCGTCAATAACGTTATCTGATTATTTACTTTCTTGCGAGGGATTTGTTCAACTAAGTTTTTTCATTTCGATTATAGTacattttatagaaatgtattctttatttgtagagatacatttttataaaatgtactaTACGATATGTTTCCCTTACCGTTGGAACGAGAATGCCTGTGATACTAATCACCATTATAGTCACAATAATACTTCTGAATATATCTCTTTGGCGTGGATCTTGTCCTacaatttgcaaatatttctcgAGCATTTTATAGTAAGGAATGTCGAACATATCGATAGACTGTGTTCTGACTTTCTGAAATGCTGAATGTCCTAAGTTTAGATTAATTTCATGAAAGTTAGTTAGTTTACTTTAAGTaccataaaaattatattttgacgaagaactattttaattatttataatttatattatagtcataatataaattgcatttgaGTCATTCAGAAGACAGGCACTGATCCAACcgcattttttattaatttttaaatttcattacacATGCACatgattaatattcaattttccaGAAACAAATTTACTTCCATAAATTTACTTATCGTAAGAAGGTGACGTAAATGATGGTAAATTctaagataaatttaaaaacaataatagTTTTAATATCATCATTTTTATGTGCTCTTCAATTTATAGAGTTGATCGACGTGACTTCTAAATGGCTCATTTCCATCTCTTACTATCCATATTTCcagattttcaattaattgaCTTCAGTTAACGTTTGGACTATCGTCGTGCCGATTGAATAAATGTTTCTGTTCTTAAAATTGCGAAAGTCAATCTACGAATGCAGTTACACtcgatattcgatattaatGAGCTTGCAATTACGGTTATTAAGTATGACTACGAATCGATTTCTTTGCCGGACAAGTATGCAGTATATAGCATAATGTCTATGCTAGCTATTGCTGAATGACAAGTGCATTATAGATAAGAACATAACGAATCAAGGGTTATAGCGATGCCTGTCATTTAAACTGAAAATCGAAGATCTATGATTACAGTGAAATATTGTTCGAGCTACTGGCAATATGGTATTAGCTAGGTATTCAGtgatgtataaataattgtagaaGTAATTATACACTGAAAAGTCTTGAATTTTCAGAAAAGTATCGTACCTCTATTTGCAGTGGCTGATGTGATAATATTTCCTTTGACCTCTAGCTGAAGTCTTGACACGGAAAAAAGTGCAACGGTGTTATTTGcgaaatgtaaatgtaattaaaaaaaatggtGGATCCAGTTAGTTACTAGACTCAACTGTTGGATTTTCACTATATGTATTTTGCTAAAATTAGtacataaatgtaatttttctctGTGGCTCGATGGAACGAACTGAAAGAAATCTGTAAAATAGTGGTCAATTCATTATTTCGGTAAGGTATATAACATGTTTTACACTCTGAAATATCAAGTAATATTGAAAGATGGTTCAATAATTCTATTTACGTATTTAATATAGTAATTTAAACGATTTAATATTAACAGTACATATCTTGGCTATATGATCTTAATATTCGCATTCCTGGTTAATCTTGTATCACAGCACAGTGAATTTGactaaataatttcaacagaTAAGGTAGAACCATTATTTTAGCGACAATAACATCGTGAAGTACGACATGCACGTTTTGAAGGTCTTGAAAGAAATTGTAAGTAGTTAATATAAGACGAGCAATTATTAGAATCATATAGTGATACATACCACTccgaaattttctatattcatTTCGTACAATCCGCCTGCCGTTAAGCTGCATAGTTTCCCACTTCTTATCTGCATCATGTAAAGTATTTTTTGAATTTGCACGGGTGTTCTATACCACATGGCACCATATCTATTATAACATCGAGAAAACACAATATTCGAATCAATCGATTCTTGATTGAgactaattattaattacatatgaaGACCACAGAGAAAAACATGATAAGGtaaacttttttatattttattattttttaattttatattaatcgtCAGTCAATCTCCCAATACCAAATCTCTGATTCATTgtcataatattaattatatcagcATGATATTGCTTTTTCGGAAATAATCGCGTAGCTATTGCACTTGCGCTTTGCACTTGCACTTTGGGCCAACATTTCGTAGATGTTGCAGTCTGCTTCTTCAAGGCAGATCTGAAATTGAGGGTTTTGGGTCTCATTGTCTCAATCTATATTGACCGGTATTCCGATTGGTTGATCAAACCGATGGCTCAACTAGGAAGATCTTCATTCACCTGGTTAGAACTTCCAAGTTGAGCCACCAGTTTGATCAACCAAGCGGAACATCGATCAGTATAAATAATGACAATGGGGTTCGAAACCCTCAGTTTCAGGTCTGCCCTAAAGAAGTAGACTGCAACATTTACGAAACTGTGCAAAGTGTAAGTGTAAAGTGCAAAGTGCAAGTGCAACAGCTATACGATCTTTCCCGAAGATCCGATATTACGACATCTCAGTATCGTAGAAGTTCAAAATCTAATTTAGAAAGGAACTTAATTATATTAGttgttccatttttaaaatattacactgTTACctatttttcgttattaaatttatatcatatattatatattatactatattatatataatatatattatattatatattataatattattattatattattatattatattatattatatatatatatatgtcggagatgaaaggacaacggggccacccgttggaattgcttggaaaagcctcaatagcattcacgaaataacccagacacagtcattcgtagtctcgctcgggcaaccgaggcgaacagatgtgtgtaagcaaacgtgtgctccagtcaagtgattcagagaagtgctacgaatagtgatagtgacaaacaatgaaacagcagatatcaacgatcaagattgcaaccaatggagaaaaatattacataaaagggtcgtcagatttaccaggcttacagcaacaacagcaaaataataacaaccaaaatgatatggaaatagaagaaatggaagagcagcggagacaggaggagtgcagacacgacaacaaaataagttaccaggacgaaaactggaagctagcaaagactagcaaaaaacgtaaaataattccaggcacaaatgctgcaggaaacccagatacaggaaagcagcgatggctgcaagaattacctttaagaaactccttcagctcactaacggaagaaatagacaatgacccgacaagcaaaaccacaattaaaacaccttacatatcaaaaccaccaccaatatttgttgaggcccaaataatagacccgcttattgatctactaaacaatgtagtcgggaaggataactacacaataaaacaaacaaaattagaacaagtaaaaattcaaacaaacaccccagaagtttataggaaagtgataaatgaactaaaggaaaaaaatgctatataccacacgtaccaactcaaaacagaaaggagctataaaatagttataagaggtttacatccaaaaactaacacaaaaatttaagtgaagaattaggaaaaattggccatgaaacaagagcaataaacaatatgacaagatacgatacgaagcaaccattgccactattcttaatagaactggaacccagaaccaataacaaggaaatctatgaaatcaaaaaaatactaaatacaattgtaacagtggaaccaccacgctacaaaaaagatataccacaatgcatgcggtgtcaacaatacggacacacaaaaaattattgcaacagaagcccggcatgtgttaaatgtgcaaaaaatcacctaacaatacactgcccatacacaggaaaaatagaagaagttaaatgctataattgtaacggaaaccacccagccagctacaaaggatgtgaaataaggaaacaaatacaacgtaaactgtttcctccacttcacaacagatcacacaatgaccatcaaccacaacaaagtataacggataacgaaacaacattgaaagcacaacacgaactaaacgctataaacagaaacatagatccccaaggtaaacgaagctacgcacaagtaactaaaaacattagcaaaccaacgcttgcaatcaatcagaatgaaaacaataacatcgaagacgttacagacatcaaagaaatgctcaaacaatccattaaaggtatggaaatgttaggaaaaatggtaagtgatctaaacacaatactaagacaacaagcacaacaaacaacaatcatgttacaactactcactaacttgctaagtaaaaaatagagatggacattttgaaaatagcagtctggaactccaat
This DNA window, taken from Bombus fervidus isolate BK054 chromosome 14, iyBomFerv1, whole genome shotgun sequence, encodes the following:
- the LOC139994369 gene encoding odorant receptor 13a-like isoform X4, with amino-acid sequence MCGFISLFVPTSMQLYDAIRDKNFDNVILNLPQVLTIIVSVIKILNIYSNKKQFRKLFSSLVEDWKLLESTNETYMLHIFTKHGNKLASLYRRTLLTALVIFLSLPLRNPVLDIITPLNETRQRNNVFEVHYGVLDNEEHFYIVYVHLSLCAIIVVVTIISVDSLYITIIYHACGLFAVCGSQVQKTTENNFVEKNGTNISNIGYDAFKECVMMHYKCLQLYDVLEKCCRNLYLITMVLNGVILSVTAVEVIVFLDRPAEAIRAIVYLAAQQFHLYMISLPGQTLLDQSVELADKIYDSNWYKIPTKLQKVLYLMQVRSNKPCILTAAGIYEMNIESFGITVKACMSYFTMFLSLRE
- the Mus81 gene encoding mus81 structure-specific endonuclease subunit isoform X1, with amino-acid sequence MKRIKLKPKNPNPLFELWLEEWRKEAASRNSDLQYHFSKALAALKKYPLPLKSGKDCIILQHFGTKLCSMLDRKLKEYKVQNNDSTGVKNVCKHCSFNEQPVFKRKHRSQQIIVDADFVPERTELTTFDDLNLSSWNVENYAALLILYKKTQDTCYLGYTTETDLLLEMKQLCGHGAKTSVLDLFENGLISMTGRPIRYNLTEHGISISKKICEITTTDVISLNSFEVLNRIQISLKPLITQKSKLIKDSADLNNRNEDTQIFIQSAKDIQIKNLNEPPTTYKSKSVETITIENHCQQPDKNFVKQKSKENIVYPKKVQEKTKEVKDMNHVYNLENNETDFTDDFQRNYYLESSNFDIILLVDTQETAGGRTEPQHDATITGLTEFGVSFEIRHLKVGDFAWIARCRRNKNNELILPFIVERKRIDDLSASITDGRFHEQKFRLKQSGITNLIYIIEDYKKGQRLTIPHSSLMQASINTLIQDGFSVKYTKNHKDSMFYLSSLTRILIKIFKEKDLVGCKKEVITRTNVLNNTCSLMVFEEFNKAASKQKVFKVNQMFVRQLLQLKGMSIDKALAIVEHYPTPRLLVEAFQKSDCNGELLLAAIEFGDKKRLIGSVISKTIYQLYMKKDLN
- the LOC139994366 gene encoding uncharacterized protein yields the protein MDTFQKVRTQSIDMFDIPYYKMLEKYLQIVGQDPRQRDIFRSIIVTIMVISITGILVPTSLEVYRSLYDKDMDGVIECMPHLIAAITSIVKILNVHFNRENFRKLFEFVRKQWEELKLTNDLRVLEEVTIQGSKMAQLYRNTLLIFMILFLLVPLLFPILDVVLPLNETRPRQQLFRVNYIFFDHEEYFFYIYLQLAWGSVIVVMIIVTVDSLYILIIHHSSGLFAVCGHQVHKATSSSIIFSTEAVTETYTYQQIKNCVITHDKAIEFYNILNENSRSSYLLQVGLNMMGISMTAVQTVANLERPAEAIRTGIFLGAEQFHLFVISLPGQVLLDYCSDLANNIYGSTWYKIPVKIQKMLLMMQIRSKKLCTLTAGGLYEMNMENFAITFKTCMSYFTMLMSLRE
- the LOC139994369 gene encoding uncharacterized protein isoform X5, with product MCGFISLFVPTSMQLYDAIRDKNFDNVILNLPQVLTIIVSVIKILNIYSNKKQFRKLFSSLVEDWKLLESTNETYMLHIFTKHGNKLASLYRRTLLTALVIFLSLPLRNPVLDIITPLNETRQRNNVFEVHYGVLDNEEHFYIVSQVQKTTENNFVEKNGTNISNIGYDAFKECVMMHYKCLQLYDVLEKCCRNLYLITMVLNGVILSVTAVEVIVFLDRPAEAIRAIVYLAAQQFHLYMISLPGQTLLDQSVELADKIYDSNWYKIPTKLQKVLYLMQVRSNKPCILTAAGIYEMNIESFGITVKACMSYFTMFLSLRE